The Caldisericia bacterium DNA segment GAATTTTTGGTCCAGTCTGCAGAGAATTAAGGGAGAAAGGATATCTTAAGATAATTTCCCTTGCAGCAGAGGTGGTGTAGTATGAGAAAACTGAGGATTAGAAAAGGAGACACTGTAAAAGTAATAAGTGGCAAAGATAAAGGAAAGACAGGAAAGGTCCTAAAGGTTTTTCCCAAAGAGAGAAAGGTAATTGTTGAGGGAGTGAATGTGGTTAAGAAACATATGAGACCAACCCAGAAGTATCCAGAAGGTGGAGTAAAGGAGATAGAGACTCCCATATACGCATGGAAGGTTGAACTTGTATGTC contains these protein-coding regions:
- the rplX gene encoding 50S ribosomal protein L24, whose translation is MRKLRIRKGDTVKVISGKDKGKTGKVLKVFPKERKVIVEGVNVVKKHMRPTQKYPEGGVKEIETPIYAWKVELVCPHCKNPTRVGMLFLETGEKVRVCKKCGEIIDRT